A genome region from Oryzias melastigma strain HK-1 linkage group LG12, ASM292280v2, whole genome shotgun sequence includes the following:
- the LOC112162869 gene encoding proteinase-activated receptor 3, with amino-acid sequence MKTFAVFLLVALISRASPSSSDRPSSQKNVPVPRTFFGNLVPQTNDEQNSTQAGSTSASRSSFPALQALSNSTMEYLSGPLSTRVIPFTYIFVIVLGIPANVAILCFLAKKIRKVSSAILYYSLAVSDLFLLLSLTFKIHYHLHGNDWVLGEAACRVVTACFYGNLYCSAMTLACISVKRYIAVVHPFMYKGLPKKMCTAWVSLGVWGVFGIAVIPEFLIQQSYWLPQLNRTSCHDVLARDDNSFSFAFLLSYNLVLTVVGLLVPLVVSIVCYIRIIIVLKKSLQDWGKYIKASSLVFAIFLVCFLPAGFLHFIHYLQLELNGTESLYGYFNLAVCLCCLHACLDPFLFVLMSTSTGSRLFIMTFKGKSMSITL; translated from the exons ATGAAGACATTTGCCGTTTTCCTCCTTGTTGCTCTCATTTCAAGAGCTTCTCCGAGCAGCAGTG ATCGGCCCAGCAGTCAAAAGAATGTTCCTGTTCCCAGAACTTTTTTTGGGAACCTGGTCCCTCAGACAAACGATGAGCAGAACAGCACCCAGGCGGGTTCAACCTCCGCCTCTCGCTCCTCCTTTCCAGCTCTGCAGGCCCTCAGTAACAGCACCATGGAGTACCTCAGCGGCCCGCTCAGCACCCGGGTCATCCCCTTCACCTATATATTTGTGATTGTTCTTGGTATCCCGGCCAACGTTGCCATCCTGTGTTTCCTCGCCAAAAAAATCCGGAAGGTCTCCTCCGCCATCCTCTACTACAGCCTGGCAGTGTCCgacctcttcctcctcctctccctcacCTTTAAGATTCACTACCATCTCCATGGAAACGACTGGGTTCTGGGAGAGGCAGCCTGTCGGGTGGTCACTgcctgtttctatggcaacctctACTGTTCAGCCATGACGCTTGCCTGCATTAGTGTGAAGCGCTACATCGCTGTGGTGCACCCCTTCATGTACAAAGGGCTGCCCAAGAAGATGTGCACGGCCTGGGTCAGcttgggggtgtggggggtgtTTGGAATAGCTGTCATCCCAGAGTTCCTGATTCAGCAGAGCTATTGGCTCCCGCAGCTGAACCGTACATCCTGCCACGATGTGCTCGCTCGTGACGACAACTCCTTCAGCTTCGCCTTCCTGCTGTCCTACAACCTGGTTCTTACCGTCGTCGGTCTTCTGGTTCCACTGGTGGTTTCGATTGTCTGCTACATTCGGATCATCATTGTGCTCAAAAAGTCCCTCCAAGACTGGGGAAAGTACATCAAGGCCAGCTCTCTGGTGTTCGCCATCTTCCTGGTGTGTTTCCTCCCAGCTGGATTCCTGCACTTTATCCATTATCTGCAGCTGGAGCTGAATGGAACTGAAAGTTTGTACGGGTACTTTAACCTGGCAGTGTGCTTGTGCTGTCTCCACGCTTGTCTGGACCccttcctctttgtcctcatgtCCACCTCCACCGGCTCCAGGCTTTTCATAATGACGTTCAAAGGCAAGTCCATGAGCATTACTCTTTGA